The Pseudomonas sp. FP198 genomic interval ACCCGCAACCGCAACGGTCGTCGCGACGAAGAGCGCAAGCCGCGCGAAGAACGTGCCCCGCGTGAAGAGCGCGCCCCCCGTGAGCCGCGTGAAGAGCGTCAACCACGCGAAGCCCGTGAGGAAGTTCCAGCGGTAGCCCGCGAAGAACGCGCACCGCGTCCGCCTCGCGAAGAGCGCCAGCCACGCGCACCACGTGAAGATCGCAAGCCGCGTGGCGAGCGTGAAGAACGTGTTCGCGAACTGCGCGAGCCTCTGGACGCCGCACCGGCTGCTGCTGCTGCGACTCCTGCGACTCCGGCAGCAGAACGCCCGGCTCGCCAGCCTCGCGAAGAACGTGCACCGCGTCCACCGCGTGAAGAGCGTCAGCCGCGCGCCGAGCAGGCAGCCGCCGAAGCCAGCGAAGAGGAAGTACTGAACACCGAGGAGCAGTTGCAGGAAGACGGCCAGGACCACGCCGAGGGCGATCGTCCACGTCGTCGCTCCCGCGGCCAGCGTCGTCGCAGCAACCGTCGCGAGCGTCAACGCGATGCCAACGGCAACGTGATCGAAGGCTCGGAAGAGTCCGAAGCCGGCGAGAACACCGAAGCGCCTAGCGCTGCCGACCTGGCCGCCGGCCTGGCCGTCACCGCGGCAGTTGCCAGCAGCGCGATCAGCGCCCCAGCCGAGGCCCAGGCACACGAGCAGGCCGAACGGGCCACCGCTGCGGTGGAAGAGGCAGCAGTCGAGGCGCCAGTTGTCGAAGCGACCACTCCGGTAGAAGTTACTGCTTCGCCAGAAGTGGAACTCGCACCGGTTCGTGAAGCCGAGCCGCAAGCCGAAGCCGAAGCCGAAGCCGAGCCTGCCCCGGTCGTCGAGCAGCCGCTGGTAGCCGCTGAACCTGCCGCTGAAGTTTCTGCCGTTGAGATGCCTGCCGAGGAAACCGCACCAGAGCCAGTACGCGAAGAGCAGACCGCTTTCAACTGGAACGCCGAGCCAGCCGCACCAGCGCCGGTTGCTGAACCGGAGCCGGTAGTAGCCGTCGAACCGCAAGTGGTCGAGCCTGCGCCAGTGGTCGAAGCGCCTGTGGTTGCCGAAGCAGTGGTTGCCGAAGCCCCAGCCCCGGTTGAAGCACCTGCACCGGTCAGTGCCCTGACCCCTAACGGCCGCGCCCCGAACGATCCACGCGAAGTGCGTCGTCGCAAGCGTGAGGCTGAGCGTCTGCAGAAGGAAGCTGAACTGGCTGCCGCTCAAGCGCCTGCCGCCGAACCGGCTCCGGTCGTGGAAGAAGTCGCCGAGGCAGCCCCTGCCCCGGTAGCTGAAGCCCCGGCTGAATCGGCCCCGGTGATCGACGAACCTCAGCACGCTGCTGAAGAAGAAGTCGCTCCGCGTCACACTGAAGCCCTGGAAAAAGAGCACGAGCCTAAACCTCACGCCTGATTCCACCGCCCAGTAAAAAGCCCCGCCTGGTGATGCCAGGCGGGGCTTTTTTATGCCTTCGATTTGCAGGTCCCTATGAGCGCCTGGCATGAGATCCATATCCGCTGAAAAACCCATGTGGGAGCGAGCTTGCTCGCGAAGGCGGTGGATCAGCTTGCATCACTGTTGAAATCAGACTGCTTTCGCGAGCAAGCTCGCTCCCACAGGGGAATTGCAACCCCCATAAATTTTACAATCCATCAAGAAATCTATCTGAAGATCAATGCTTCGGGCACATCGATGTCCCAGGTCACACCCGGATCGTCTACCGGCACCTCGGCCACTTGCGCCCCGGCGAATAACACCTTCGCACCACGGTCACCGGACAACGCCATCAACTGCGGGCCGAACCCACGACCAAATCCCACCGGATGCCCATACTCCCCGGCAAAAACCGGCACGCTGATGCCATCCTCGCGAATCCCTGCCACCACCTTTTCGATGCTCGACGGCAGGATAAACGGCATGTCGCCCAGCACGATCAGCCAGCCAGCCACCTCCGGACAGGCCCGGACACCGGCGGCAATGCTGTCGCCCAGGCCAGGCGAATCCAGCTCGACGAAATCGCACCCGTAGGCCTGGGCCATGCGAATGGCCTGCGGACGGTCATTGCGGGTGACCAGCACGCGCTTGTCCAGCGAGGCCGGCAGGTTGACCAGCACGTGCTCGATCACCGAGCGCACCGCGCCGTCACGGCCTATGCAATCCGCCAGCAGCTTGTCCTTGTCGGCCCCGGCGACCTGACGGAAACGGCGGCCCGAGCCGGCCGCGAGAATGATCACGCCAATGGACTC includes:
- a CDS encoding nucleotidyltransferase family protein, with the translated sequence MSESIGVIILAAGSGRRFRQVAGADKDKLLADCIGRDGAVRSVIEHVLVNLPASLDKRVLVTRNDRPQAIRMAQAYGCDFVELDSPGLGDSIAAGVRACPEVAGWLIVLGDMPFILPSSIEKVVAGIREDGISVPVFAGEYGHPVGFGRGFGPQLMALSGDRGAKVLFAGAQVAEVPVDDPGVTWDIDVPEALIFR